The Lates calcarifer isolate ASB-BC8 linkage group LG14, TLL_Latcal_v3, whole genome shotgun sequence genome has a segment encoding these proteins:
- the LOC108895248 gene encoding LOW QUALITY PROTEIN: histidine N-acetyltransferase-like (The sequence of the model RefSeq protein was modified relative to this genomic sequence to represent the inferred CDS: deleted 1 base in 1 codon), which yields MILVSMFSSLDQQENLLKTCCFEMKIDTSLTMPQLPEALSQAGLQFAVATEEDFDEIMAMSQDIYGGLDYLPTRYTSWLQETNRTVILARKQGKVIALESGVVIDDGETMLVEGLRVAPQERGKGVAGVLLRFCCELVKSKYPEVKVSRLTRDDQLGPKDFQKYRIITKQGILLVRFRAEDLKLRLSELGLGGDIQSSLSTSSNSPPVRLDHTAIHRLYLTTDLMQGVLPNSTIIQDWQPFKPLPSNMAILLKKDIDWMVDDVSNPTVASLCTFPFRVPIGDDWYYLNIDMFGKDLDLARQQFLCHLQRHTTILKGHVMCQMFLDPPLWKPMAEFCRNTLSVELVKEYTEQCVVESDII from the exons ATGATTTTGGTGTCCATGTTCTCATCACTTGACCAACAGGAAAATCTACTGAAGACATG TTGTTTCGAGATGAAGATTGATACCAGCCTGACTATGCCCCAACTCCCAGAGGCCCTATCCCAGGCAGGTCTTCAGTTTGCTGTGGCCACTGAGGAGGACTTTGATGAGATCATGGCTATGAGCCAGGACATCTATGGAGGCCTTGACTACTTGCCCACTAGATACACCAGCTGGTTGCAGGAGACCAACCGCACAGTCATATTGGCCCGCAAACAGGGAAAAGTG ATTGCTCTGGAATCAGGTGTG GTCATTGACGATGGTGAGACCATGCTAGTGGAAGGTCTCCGTGTTGCCCCTCAGGAAAGGGGCAAGGGTGTCGCAGGAGTTCTTCTACGTTTTTGCTGTGAACTGGTCAAATCCAAGTATCCAGAGGTCAAAGTGAGCCGCCTGACCCGTGATGACCAGCTTGGACCCAAGGACTTTCAGAAGTATCGCATCATAACCAAACAG GGTATTCTGCTGGTGCGGTTCAGAGCTGAAGATCTCAAGCTCCGTCTATCTGAGCTTGGTCTGGGTGGAGACATCCAATCCTCTTTGTCCACCAGCTCAAACTCTCCTCCAGTGCGTCTTGACCATACAGCTATCCACCGTCTGTATCTGACCACTGACCTGATGCAGGGGGTCCTTCCTAATTCCACCATCATTCAAGACTGGCAGCCATTCAAACCTTTGCCCAGTAATATGGCCATCCTACTGAAGAAGGACATTGACTGGATGGTGGATGATGTGTCCAACCCTACTGTGGCCAGCCTCTGTACTTTCCCTTTCAGGGTGCCCATTGGAGATGACTG GTATTACCTGAATATTGACATGTTTGGAAAAGACCTGGACCTGGCTCGGCAGCAGTTCTTATGCCACCTGCAGCGCCACACCACCATCCTGAAGGGTCATGTGATGTGCCAGATGTTCCTGGACCCACCACTGTGGAAGCCCATGGCCGAATTCTGCCGCAACACCTTGAGCGTGGAGCTGGTGAAGGAGTACACTGAGCAGTGCGTGGTGGAGTCAGACATCATCTAG